In Dermacentor albipictus isolate Rhodes 1998 colony chromosome 6, USDA_Dalb.pri_finalv2, whole genome shotgun sequence, the following proteins share a genomic window:
- the LOC135904040 gene encoding uncharacterized protein, producing the protein MGSQGAALAAQPGRGIRSTEMPAQDYEMVVPHLPSGSSVLNTVFLHGDVTARPYRVEHFRDALARLSLLPDVVALGAYQMNHLWAVTFNSEGAKAKILQAEAFNVKDHRCVVIDPTNRGVRLKLFWLLHGVQDDDVRVALAAFGKVTEITRDKWRVKGCVDKASTTRSVTLKLKVGVTIEDLPHQLRVGEDVALVHVPGRAPLCLRCRGKGHIRRECRVPRCGLCRRFGHDESQCVRSYANVTGQARNDEVAEHIMDEADAVEATHGSEGDDATKESTSKETAPAPLADTSQAGKDQTQPAVASKPAFLPEKADSVTAVSLVTTGQQGDNQEDADTEMPAASSVAVKRAHEDSDNQEPRLVGERGEEPPPKAPSTRRGPFKPKPKLPPERSTASALPPP; encoded by the coding sequence ATGGGCTCCCAAGGAGCGGCTTTAGCGGCCCAGCCGGGTCGCGGTATCAGGAGCACTGAAATGCCTGCCCAGGATTATGAAATGGTTGTTCCCCATCTGCCATCAGGTTCGAGTGTTTTGAACACAGTATTTTTGCATGGTGATGTCACCGCCAGGCCATATCGCGTCGAGCATTTTCGCGACGCCCTAGCGCGTCTGTCATTGCTGCCGGATGTGGTTGCCCTTGGGGCATATCAGATGAACCACCTGTGGGCCGTTACTTTCAACAGCGAAGGAGCGAAGGCAAAGATTCTGCAGGCCGAAGCTTTCAATGTAAAAGACCACCGCTGCGTGGTTATTGACCCGACCAACCGAGGTGTCAGGCTGAAGCTGTTTTGGCTGCTCCACGGTGTGCAAGACGACGACGTGCGAGTGGCATTAGCAGCGTTCGGAAAAGTGACTGAAATAACCCGCGATAAATGGAGGGTTAAAGGCTGCGTTGACAAGGCTTCAACAACACGGTCGGTTACACTGAAACTGAAGGTGGGTGTTACCATCGAGGACTTGCCCCATCAGTTGCGTGTTGGTGAGGACGTTGCTCTCGTCCATGTTCCTGGCAGGGCTCCGCTCTGCCTTCGGTGCCGTGGAAAAGGACATATACGCCGTGAGTGTCGGGTGCCACGCTGCGGGCTATGCCGGCGTTTCGGCCACGATGAGAGCCAGTGCGTGCGTAGCTACGCTAATGTTACGGGCCAGGCACGAAATGATGAAGTGGCCGAACACATCATGGATGAAGCAGACGCGGTTGAAGCAACCCACGGAAGTGAGGGAGATGATGCCACCAAGGAGTCAACATCCAAGGAAACCGCACCCGCACCCCTTGCAGATACCAGCCAAGCCGGTAAGGACCAAACCCAGCCGGCCGTCGCATCAAAGCCAGCGTTCCTTCCGGAAAAAGCGGATAGCGTGACAGCTGTAAGCCTGGTTACGACTGGGCAGCAGGGCGACAACcaggaagacgccgataccgagatGCCCGCCGCGTCAAGTGTAGCAGTGAAGCGGGCTCACGAGGATTCGGATAATCAGGAACCGAGATTGGTCGGTGAACGCGGCGAGGAGCCTCCGCCGAAGGCACCTTCAACTCGCCGCGGACCGTTCAAGCCCAAACCGAAATTGCCACCGGAACGCAGTACTGCGTCTGCTCTCCCTCCGCCTTAG
- the LOC139046913 gene encoding probable serine carboxypeptidase CPVL — protein sequence MGCWSIWTVDVLFLFVLTLCGCNEDQTRQPCLYLQTPVLLDDTVLSATSDRVLPEKLKAMKQNSRVCLPAPCEKLEAYSGFIPVDNESDSSYLFFLHIKSQSEQPKKRLLLWTQGGPWKSSLYSQFLENGPLGINAMGKLYYRDHSLIKDFDVIYLDQPVGSGYSFDGNGRYPATLDEASEQVMTFLKRFLRIFSEYHRPDLYIAGESYGARSAAGVAYKVLKKAKQINVKLKGIMLGVGFVFPLLEIIDSTNYLYYSGLLNDFGRKTLAGWFDMIRGLVTKGLYSQAAEELGKTVLNMAPAGTQTIFQLLTGFQHHGSIARPQEPEEARQYMDYANSPEFKKIIHVNISRILDGSRPELTKQLGSGDFFVDIKRKLEFLLDSTAVLFYTAQYDAVFPEVNIEQCFKKLRWRGSEQFSNARRNKWYREENPSLALLGYERVVGTLQYSNVLWGGHDISLDRSLPVSELYSRFLRLVRENKLKWTDEPS from the exons GGTACTCCTGGATGACACCGTGCTATCAGCGACGAGCGACCGTGTGTTACCCGAAAAACTGAAGGCGATGAAGCAGAACAGCCGGGTGTGCTTGCCGGCGCCCTGCGAGAAGCTGGAAGCCTACTCTGGCTTTATACCGGTTGACAACGAAAGTGATTCCTCGTACCTGTTCTTCTTGCACATCAAGTCACAG AGCGAGCAGCCAAAGAAGCGGCTCCTTCTATGGACACAGGGTGGCCCATGGAAATCTTCCTTATACAGCCAGTTCCTTGAAAATGGACCCCTGGGCATTAACGCCATGGGGAAGCTTTACTACAGAGACCACAGTCTGATAAAGGATTTCGATGTAATATACCTCGACCAACCTGTTGGATCGGGATACAGCTTTGACGGCAACGGCCGATACCCCGCAACGCTTGATGAAGCATCTGAGCAAGTCATGACGTTCCTCAAGCGCTTTCTGAGAATATTCTCGGAGTACCACAGGCCGGACTTATACATTGCGGGAGAGTCCTATGGAG CAAGGTCAGCCGCTGGAGTGGCCTACAAGGTTCTGAAGAAAGCTAAGCAAATCAACGTCAAACTCAAAGGCATAATGCTAGGCGTAGGATTCGTGTTCCCACTGCTCGAAATCATCGACTCCACGAACTACCTGTATTACTCCGGGCTGTTAAATGACTTCGGCCGAAAAACGCTTGCTGGGTGGTTCGACATGATACGCGGTCTCGTCACTAAAGGGCTATACTCACAGGCTGCAGAAGAACTCGGCAAAACTGTTTTGAACATGGCGCCTGCCGGAACTCAGACGATATTTCAACTTCTAACCGGCTTCCAACACCACGGAAGCATAGCAAGACCGCAGGAACCGGAAGAAGCTAGACAGTACATGGACTATGCGAATAGCCCAGAATTTAAGAAGATAATTCACGTTAACATTTCCCGGATCCTCGACGGTTCCAGGCCAGAGCTCACAAAGCAACTAGGTTCAGGAGATTTCTTCGTAGACATTAAAAGGAAACTAGAGTTCTTGCTCGACAGTACGGCCGTCCTCTTCTACACGGCTCAGTACGACGCCGTTTTTCCCGAAGTGAATATTGAACAGTGCTTCAAGAAACTGCGATGGCGTGGTTCTGAGCAATTTAGCAACGCCAGACGGAACAAATGGTACAGAGAAGAAAATCCCTCTCTTGCTCTCCTCGGTTACGAGCGCGTGGTTGGGACACTTCAGTATAGCAACGTACTTTGGGGAGGCCATGACATCTCGTTGGATAGGTCACTCCCGGTAAGCGAACTGTACAGTCGCTTTCTGAGACTTGTGAGGGAAAACAAACTGAAGTGGACAGATGAGCCATCGTGA